From a single Sparus aurata chromosome 13, fSpaAur1.1, whole genome shotgun sequence genomic region:
- the LOC115593694 gene encoding matrix metalloproteinase-18-like, translating to MRSCSLCMVLSLAVAVYCMPVNKDENFAKSYLKNFFNLTDEATLRRGISPMTEKLREMQKFFGLQITGIPDAETLKMMKKPRCGNPDTKPASYSVFGEDEKWQKNSLTYRIVNYTPDISRSEVDDSIEKALQVWAKVTPLTFTRINSGTADIMISFGSGAHGDGYPFDGPDGTLAHAFGPSPGIGGDAHFDDAEPFTFRSNNGINLFIVAAHEFGHSLGLDHSRVSGALMFPTYSYRNPDTFVLPQDDVNGIQSLYGSNPTTTTPTTTTAPTTTNTAAKTTTSSSTTTNTATKTTTTSPDVCDPATVWDAVTTLRGQILFFKDSFFCAKNPQSNTFEKSLITDSWPNAPININAAYENPQSGRIFLFKGRRVWAYSDNSLVRGYPKRIRKRFRLRGVRKIDAALHDEEYGKTLFFVGNSYYSYDEASRTMDRGFPQQVDQAFPDLTSKVTAAVLYDGVITLYSRSKMFEYDLKKESDSTDDDYYYYY from the exons ATGAGGTCTTGCAGTCTATGCATGGTACTGAGCTTGGCAGTTGCAGTTTACTGCATGCCAGTAAACAAAGATGAGAATTTTGCAAag AGCTACCTGAAGAATTTCTTCAACCTAACAGACGAGGCTACTCTCAGACGGGGGATCAGCCCGATGACTGAGAAGCTGAGAGAGATGCAGAAATTCTTTGGTCTCCAGATCACCGGGATACCAGATGCTGAGACcttgaagatgatgaagaagccCCGCTGTGGCAATCCAGACACCAAACCAGCTAGTTACTCCGTATTTGGAGAGGATGAAAAgtggcagaaaaacagcctcacCTACAG GATAGTGAACTACACACCTGACATTTCCAGGTCAGAGGTGGATGACTCCATAGAGAAAGCTCTGCAGGTTTGGGCCAAAGTCACTCCTCTCACATTCACAAGAATCAACAGCGGCACCGCTGACATCATGATCTCTTTCGGCAGCGGAG CACATGGTGATGGTTACCCCTTCGATGGCCCTGATGGCACTCTTGCTCATGCCTTCGGCCCATCCCCCGGCATTGGAGGAGATGCTCATTTCGACGATGCTGAGCCCTTTACTTTCCGCTCAAATAATG GCATCAACCTCTTCATTGTGGCTGCCCATGAATTTGGCCACTCCCTGGGTTTGGATCACTCTCGGGTTAGTGGGGCTCTCATGTTCCCTACGTACTCATACAGAAACCCTGACACCTTCGTTCTGCCCCAGGATGACGTCAACGGCATCCAGTCTCTCTATG GTTCAAAcccaaccaccaccaccccaaccACCACAACCGCTCCGACCACCACCAACACTGCCGCCAAAACCACCACCAGTTCTTCGACCACTACCAACACCGCCACcaaaaccaccaccaccagccccgATGTCTGTGATCCAGCCACGGTCTGGGACGCTGTCACCACCCTGCGAGGACAAATACTCTTCTTCAAGGACAG CTTCTTCTGTGCCAAGAACCCTCAGAGCAATACATTTGAGAAAAGTCTCATCACAGACTCCTGGCCCAATGCCCCCATCAACATCAACGCTGCTTATGAAAACCCACAGTCAGGCAGAATCTTTCTCTTTAAAG GTCGCAGAGTGTGGGCCTATTCTGACAATAGCCTTGTACGTGGCTATCCtaaaagaataagaaagagGTTTAGGTTGCGAGGTGTGAGGAAAATTGATGCGGCCCTTCATGACGAGGAATATGGCAAGACTCTGTTCTTTGTGGGCAACTCTTACTACAG TTATGATGAGGCCAGCAGGACTATGGACCGGGGATTCCCCCAGCAGGTGGATCAGGCCTTCCCTGACTTGACCAGCAAGGTGACTGCAGCTGTTCTGTATGATG GTGTTATCACCCTCTACAGTAGATCCAAGATGTTTGAGTACGACCTGAAGAAAGAGAGTGACTCTACGGACgatgactactactactactactag
- the LOC115594789 gene encoding collagenase 3, with amino-acid sequence MKTFNLSVLLSLAVAVYCVPIQQVTVQDEQFAESYLRKFFNLTDETGPTIRRGMSPLIRKLSEMQKFFGLQITGTLDGDTVATMKKPRCGVPDGHIGEFSTFGNGLKWKKNSLTYRIENYTPDMSVAEVDDSIEKALQVWAKVTPLRFTRIYSDTADIMISFGRLSHGDSYPFDGPDGTLAHAFAPAPGLGGDAHFDEDETFTFRSNNGYVLFMVAAHEFGHSLGLSHSDDPGALMYPIYSYHNPDSFALPRDDINGIQSLYGPNPDEDPDKPEPTPPTTPDACDSTMVLDAVTNLRGEMLFFKDSFFWRSYPQSNTPQQSLITNFWPNAPINIDAAYESQELDNVLVFKGSKVWAFSGYDLVRGYPKPLSSLGLPQTVEKVDAALYDRHSRKTLFFVGSNYYTYDEARKTMDQGFPKPVDQTFPDVTGKVTAAFQYRGFTYIYSGSYMYEYSLRSKRLFRVLRNSYFLRCTNF; translated from the exons ATGAAGACTTTCAATCTGAGCGTTCTACTAAGCCTGGCAGTTGCAGTTTACTGCGTGCCAATACAGCAGGTTACTGTTCAGGATGAACAGTTTGCAGAG AGCTACCTGAGAAAATTCTTCAACCTAACGGACGAGACCGGCCCGACTATCAGACGAGGGATGAGCCCGCTGATCAGGAAGCTGAGTGAAATGCAGAAATTCTTTGGTCTCCAGATCACCGGGACTCTGGATGGTGACACCGTGGCAACGATGAAAAAGCCACGCTGTGGCGTTCCAGACGGCCACATCGGCGAGTTCTCCACATTTGGAAATGGCCTCAAGTGGAAGAAAAACAGCCTGACATACAG GATAGAGAACTACACACCTGACATGTCTGTGGCAGAGGTTGATGACTCCATTGAGAAAGCTCTGCAGGTTTGGGCCAAAGTCACTCCTCTCAGATTCACAAGAATCTACAGCGACACCGCTGACATCATGATCTCCTTCGGCCGTCTAT CACACGGTGATTCCTACCCATTTGACGGCCCTGATGGCACTCTTGCTCACGCCTTCGCCCCAGCCCCTGGCCTTGGAGGAGATGCTCATTTCGACGAGGATGAGACCTTCACTTTCCGCTCAAATAATG GCTACGTCCTCTTCATGGTGGCTGCCCATGAGTTTGGCCACTCCCTGGGTTTGTCTCACTCTGATGATCCTGGTGCACTCATGTACCCTATATACTCATACCACAACCCTGACTCCTTCGCTCTGCCCCGGGATGATATCAATGGCATCCAGTCTCTCTATG GTCCAAACCCTGACGAGGATCCTGATAAGCCTGAACCTACGCCCCCCACGACCCCCGATGCCTGTGACTCAACCATGGTCCTGGATGCTGTCACCAACCTGCGCGGAGAAATGCTCTTCTTTAAGGACAG cttcttctGGCGTAGCTACCCTCAGAGCAATACACCTCAGCAAAGTCTCATCACAAACTTCTGGCCCAATGCCCCCATCAACATTGACGCTGCTTATGAAAGCCAAGAACTAGACAATGTCTTAGTCTTTAAAG GTAGTAAAGTGTGGGCTTTCAGTGGCTATGATCTTGTACGTGGCTATCCTAAACCGCTTTCCAGCCTTGGACTGCCCCAAACCGTAGAGAAAGTGGATGCGGCCCTCTATGATCGACACTCTCGCAAGACTCTGTTCTTCGTTGGCAGCAATTACTACAC TTATGATGAGGCCAGAAAGACCATGGACCAGGGATTCCCCAAGCCGGTGGATCAGACCTTCCCCGACGTGACCGGCAAGGTGACTGCGGCTTTCCAGTACAGAG GTTTCACCTACATCTACAGTGGATCCTACATGTATGAGTACAGCCTGAGGAGCAAGAGGTTGTTCCGTGTGCTGAGGAACAGCTACTTCCTGCGCTGCACTAACTTCTAG
- the LOC115594790 gene encoding collagenase 3-like, translated as MKTFNLSVLLSLAVAVYCVPIQQVTVQDEQFAESYLRKFFNLTDETGPAIRRGMSPMIRKLSEMQKFFGLQITGTLDGDTLATMKKPRCGVPDGHIGEFSTFGNGLKWKKNILTYRIENYTPDMSVSEVDYSIEKALQVWAKVTPLRFTRIYSDTADIMISFSRLSHGDYYPFDGPGRTLAHAFAPAPGIGGDAHFDEDETFTFRSNTGINLFIVAAHEFGHSLGLSHSNDPGALMFPTYSYRNPDTFVLPQDDVNGIQSLYGPNPDEDPDKPEPKPPTTPDACDSTMVLDAVTTLRGEMLFFKDSFFWRSYPQSNTPQQSLITNFWPNAPINIDAAYENQELDNVLVFKGRKVWAFSGYDLVRGYPKPLSSLGLPQTVKKVDAALYDRHSRKTLFFVGSNYYSYDEARKTMDQGFPKPVDQTFPGVTSKVTAAFQYRGFTYIYSGPYMFEYSLRSKRLFRVLGNSYFLRCTNF; from the exons ATGAAGACTTTCAATCTGAGCGTTCTACTAAGCCTGGCAGTCGCAGTTTACTGCGTGCCAATACAGCAGGTTACTGTTCAGGATGAACAGTTTGCAGAG AGCTACCTGAGAAAATTCTTCAACCTAACGGACGAGACCGGCCCGGCTATCAGACGAGGGATGAGCCCGATGATCAGGAAGTTGAGTGAAATGCAGAAATTCTTTGGTCTCCAGATCACGGGGACTCTGGATGGTGACACCTTGGCAACGATGAAAAAGCCACGCTGTGGCGTTCCAGACGGCCACATCGGCGAGTTCTCCACATTTGGAAATGGCCTCAAGTGGAAGAAAAACATCCTGACATACAG GATAGAGAACTACACACCTGACATGTCTGTGTCAGAGGTGGATTACTCCATAGAGAAAGCTCTGCAGGTTTGGGCCAAAGTCACTCCTCTCAGATTCACAAGAATCTACAGCGACACCGCTGACATCATGATCTCCTTTAGCCGCCTAT CACATGGTGATTACTACCCCTTTGACGGCCCTGGTCGCACTCTTGCTCACGCCTTCGCCCCAGCCCCTGGCATTGGAGGAGATGCTCATTTCGACGAAGATGAGACCTTCACTTTCCGTTCAAATACTG GCATCAACCTCTTCATTGTGGCTGCCCATGAGTTTGGCCACTCCCTGGGTTTGTCTCACTCTAATGATCCTGGGGCTCTCATGTTCCCTACGTACTCGTACAGAAACCCTGACACCTTCGTTCTGCCCCAGGATGATGTAAACGGCATCCAGTCTCTCTATG GTCCAAACCCTGACGAGGATCCTGATAAGCCTGAACCTAAGCCCCCCACGACCCCCGATGCCTGTGACTCAACCATGGTCCTGGATGCTGTCACCACTCTGCGCGGAGAGATGCTCTTTTTCAAGGACAG CTTCTTCTGGCGTAGCTACCCTCAGAGCAATACACCTCAGCAAAGTCTCATCACAAACTTCTGGCCCAATGCCCCCATCAACATTGACGCTGCTTATGAAAACCAAGAACTAGACAATGTCTTAGTCTTTAAAG GTCGTAAAGTGTGGGCTTTCAGTGGCTATGATCTTGTACGTGGCTATCCTAAACCGCTTTCCAGCCTTGGACTGCCCCAAACCGTTAAGAAAGTGGATGCGGCCCTCTATGATCGACACTCTCGCAAGACTCTGTTCTTCGTTGGCAGCAATTACTACAG TTATGATGAGGCCAGAAAGACCATGGACCAGGGATTCCCCAAGCCGGTGGATCAGACCTTCCCCGGCGTGACCAGCAAGGTGACTGCGGCTTTCCAGTACAGAG GTTTCACCTACATCTACAGTGGACCCTACATGTTTGAGTACAGCCTGAGGAGCAAGAGGCTGTTCCGTGTGCTGGGGAACAGCTACTTCCTGCGCTGCACTAACTTCTAG